A part of Leptospira yasudae genomic DNA contains:
- the pyrE gene encoding orotate phosphoribosyltransferase, which translates to MKQELLELIRSHAYRYSEQPFTLASGKQSRHYFNCKEITLVPDRLELLCKFIVEQHLKDSGILKPEAFGGLTMGADPICYGISLEFRKQKLNVYPLIVRKLSKDHGTKKLVEGAVHAVKTCVIVDDVITTGGSTIQAIRSMRDSGIEVTQGICILDRQEGGMEAILAEGVQMFPIFKKSDFGNLQHD; encoded by the coding sequence ATGAAACAAGAACTTCTCGAACTCATCCGTTCGCACGCTTATCGTTATTCGGAACAACCCTTTACGCTCGCATCGGGAAAACAATCCAGACATTATTTCAATTGCAAAGAGATCACTCTCGTTCCCGATCGATTGGAACTCCTCTGTAAGTTCATTGTAGAACAGCACTTAAAGGATTCCGGAATTTTAAAACCGGAAGCCTTCGGCGGTTTGACGATGGGCGCCGATCCGATCTGCTACGGAATCAGTTTGGAATTCAGAAAACAAAAGTTGAACGTTTATCCTTTGATCGTGCGTAAACTTTCCAAGGACCACGGAACCAAAAAACTCGTGGAAGGAGCGGTTCACGCGGTCAAAACCTGCGTCATCGTGGACGACGTGATTACCACCGGCGGCTCCACGATCCAAGCGATCCGTTCGATGCGCGATTCGGGAATCGAAGTGACGCAGGGGATCTGCATTCTCGATCGTCAGGAAGGCGGAATGGAAGCGATTCTCGCGGAAGGAGTTCAGATGTTTCCTATATTCAAAAAAAGTGATTTTGGAAACCTGCAGCATGACTGA